GACCACGCCGCAGTCAATGCGACCACCGAGGCCAACACTGCAGTCACCCAACGCTTCTCACGGTTGCGCCACAGGTGCGTCACGCCGATGCCCACCAACGCGGCCACGGCCGGTGACAGGGCGACGGTGTAGTAGTCGTGAAAGATCCCCGACATGAAGCTGAACGTCAGGGCCGTGACGACCAGCCAACCGCCCCAGGCGAGGTAGGAGGCGCGCCTGGGATCGGTCCTGGCCGCTCGCCCACACAACACGAGACCCGCGACCAGCAGTATCAACGCCGCCGGCAGCAGCCAGGAGATCTGGGTGCCGGATTCCGTGGTGAACAACCGCGTGATACCGGCCTGCCCGAACATCGGGCCACCGGGACCGCTGGGGCCGCCGTGGCCCACACCTGCGGGCATCCCGCCGCCACCGCCGGCGCCGCCGCCCAGGATCCGACCGAGTCCGTTATAGCCGAGCGTGAGCTGCAGGAAGCTGTTGTTCGACGATCCGCCGATGTAGGGGCGATCGGACTTCGGCCAGAACTCGACGAGCGCGACCCACCACCCGGCGGCCGCGACGGCGGCCGCCAGCCCGGCGAACAGGTGGACGATTCGCGTCCGCAGGCGGGGCGGAGCGGCGACCAGATAGGCGATCGCCAGGCCCGGCAGGATCAACATGACCTGCAGCTGCTTGGTCAGGAATCCGAACCCGATCAGTACACCGCACAACACGACCCATCGGGTGCGCCCACTGTCGATGCCGCGCAGAAGCGCCCAGGTCGCAGCCACCATCAGGAATACCAACAGGGCATCCGGATTGTCGTAGCGAAACATCAGCGTGGCCACGGGTGTCAACGCAAGCACCGCGCCGGAGATCAGTCCCGCACCGGGGCCGAAAGCCCTTCGCACCGTGGCGTAGAGCAATGCCACCGACGCCACACCCAGCAGTACCTGCGGTATCTGAAGGGCCCAGGAGTTCATGCCGAACAGGCGGGTGCTGATCTCCATGACCCATAACGACGCGGGTGGTTTGTCGACCGTGATCGAGTTGCCGGCGTCCGAGGAGCCGAACAGGAAGGCCTTCCAGCTCTCGGTGCCGGCCTGCACGGCGGCGGCGTAGAACGAGTTGCCCCAGCCGTTGCGGCTGAGCCCGATGGTCCAGCACACGGCGGTGGCCAGGAGCAGCGCGATGAGGCCGGGCCGGGCCCAACGCGGGTCCGCCGTGTCACCGAGTTGTGCAGCGTCGTCAGTGCAATCGGTCGTGTCGGCTGCAGCAGTCATAGTTTCTCTCCGGTGACGTAGGGGCTGAAATCAGCGGTTCGGGTGAAAGACCCACGAGCGCAACACGATGAAGCGCAGCACGGTGGCGACCAGGTTGGCCGTGACGAGCACGCCCAACTCGAGCCAGTGCGGGGTGGGGTGGACCAGCGCGTGAACACTGGCCAGCGATCCGCCGGTGATCAGCAGCGCCATCCCGAAGACCAGCAGGCCCTCACCGTGATGACGGGCGCGGCCCTGTTGCCCGCGGATGCCGAAGGCGAACCGACGGTTGGCTGCGGTGTTGGCGATCGCCGTCACCAGCAGCGCCACGAAGTTGGCCGTTTGCGATCCCACCGCGGTGTGCAGCCCGCTGAAGATGAGCAGATACGCCAGGGTGCTGATGACGCCGATCGCCCCGAAGGCTGCCAGTTGATAGATCGTTCCACGTGCCGGGGTGACCTGCTCCCGGCCGGCCCGGAGGTCCGCAGCCACCTCGTCGACCGGGATGCGGCCCAGGGCGAAGCCCTTGCGCATCCGGGCAATCCCCTTGAGGTCGGCGGTGGCGGTGGCGACGATGTCGACCCGGCTGTCGGGGTCGTCCACCCAGTCCACCGGCACCTCGTGGATGCGCAGGCCGGCCCGTTCGGCCAGCACCAGCAGCTCGGTGTCGAAGAACCATCCCGTGTCTGCCACCAGGGGCAGCAGCCGGTGCGCCACGTCGGCGCGGATCGCCTTGAAACCACACTGGGCGTCGGAGAACTTCGCCGACATCGTCGTCTTGAGGATCATGTTGTAGCAGCGCGAGATCACCTCGCGCTTGGGGCCGCGCACCACCCGTGACGTGCGGGCCAGCCGGGTACCGATCGCCAGGTCGGAATGACCGGAGATGAGCGGAGCCACCAGGGGCCCCAGGGCAGCGAGGTCGGTGGACAGGTCGACATCCATGTACGCCAGCACGGGGGCATCCGAATTCGACCAGACGGCGTTCAGCGCACGGCCG
Above is a window of Mycolicibacterium fluoranthenivorans DNA encoding:
- a CDS encoding bifunctional glycosyltransferase family 2/GtrA family protein; the encoded protein is MTKMLIDSAALESGVSTPSRSSALADAARRGVPVLDVVVPVYNEQAALSGSVHRLHRYLAETLPYPVRITIADNASIDDTPRIAAELAEELDGVRVVRLEQKGRGRALNAVWSNSDAPVLAYMDVDLSTDLAALGPLVAPLISGHSDLAIGTRLARTSRVVRGPKREVISRCYNMILKTTMSAKFSDAQCGFKAIRADVAHRLLPLVADTGWFFDTELLVLAERAGLRIHEVPVDWVDDPDSRVDIVATATADLKGIARMRKGFALGRIPVDEVAADLRAGREQVTPARGTIYQLAAFGAIGVISTLAYLLIFSGLHTAVGSQTANFVALLVTAIANTAANRRFAFGIRGQQGRARHHGEGLLVFGMALLITGGSLASVHALVHPTPHWLELGVLVTANLVATVLRFIVLRSWVFHPNR
- a CDS encoding glycosyltransferase family 39 protein, translated to MTAAADTTDCTDDAAQLGDTADPRWARPGLIALLLATAVCWTIGLSRNGWGNSFYAAAVQAGTESWKAFLFGSSDAGNSITVDKPPASLWVMEISTRLFGMNSWALQIPQVLLGVASVALLYATVRRAFGPGAGLISGAVLALTPVATLMFRYDNPDALLVFLMVAATWALLRGIDSGRTRWVVLCGVLIGFGFLTKQLQVMLILPGLAIAYLVAAPPRLRTRIVHLFAGLAAAVAAAGWWVALVEFWPKSDRPYIGGSSNNSFLQLTLGYNGLGRILGGGAGGGGGMPAGVGHGGPSGPGGPMFGQAGITRLFTTESGTQISWLLPAALILLVAGLVLCGRAARTDPRRASYLAWGGWLVVTALTFSFMSGIFHDYYTVALSPAVAALVGIGVTHLWRNREKRWVTAVLASVVALTAAWSWVLLGRAPDFLPWLRWVVVATGALAVGMLLASLIRPGLTVAARDLKVFAAGLAVVAAMAGPVTYSVQTLTTAHSGPVITAGPSSKNVGMPGFPGGGPGAPGDKSGSPSWGPGGGKVSADVSWLLMANAGDYRWVAATTGSLDASDYQLATGHPVMPIGGFGGGDPAPTLEQFQGYVRDGLVHYYYVSERPGMPSFGGGSGSTSDSDKISDWVKQHYTAKTVDGVTLYDLSAPAH